One Microbacterium esteraromaticum genomic window carries:
- the cobA gene encoding uroporphyrinogen-III C-methyltransferase, with the protein MTATVTLVGAGPGDAGLLTLRGLRALERADVIVADRLGARSVLAQLEAEGVTIPAEVIDVGKLPGHHRVPQDAINELLVELALAGREVVRLKGGDPFVFGRGREEQLFCEAAGVRVEVVPGVTSAVSVPAVAGIPLTHRGVAASFSVVSAHDQIEPGGSVSASGSDHTLVLLMGVSTLGHSAHVLAAGARGAGCPVAIVEDGYGSGERVTVGTLGTIAQLAAARQVRSPAVVVIGEVVRLSPFAASLAPAAVSEPRSADAVDAAPPASGPASAPEPVAAAEFTSSAAPGSPSRPVRRRPRSRLAAALDAGLAVDTGLIRAIDAHSSPASSRKAPQS; encoded by the coding sequence ATGACCGCAACCGTGACACTCGTCGGCGCCGGCCCCGGCGACGCCGGGCTGCTCACCCTGCGAGGACTGCGTGCGCTCGAGAGAGCGGATGTGATCGTCGCCGACCGGCTCGGCGCGCGAAGCGTGCTCGCTCAGCTGGAGGCGGAGGGCGTGACGATCCCGGCCGAGGTGATCGATGTGGGCAAGCTGCCTGGTCACCACCGGGTGCCGCAGGACGCCATCAACGAGCTGCTCGTCGAGCTGGCCCTGGCCGGTCGTGAGGTGGTGCGCCTCAAGGGCGGCGATCCGTTCGTGTTCGGACGCGGTCGCGAGGAGCAGCTGTTCTGCGAGGCAGCCGGAGTCCGGGTGGAGGTCGTGCCCGGGGTGACCAGCGCCGTCTCGGTGCCGGCGGTGGCGGGCATCCCGCTCACCCATCGCGGCGTCGCCGCGTCGTTCAGCGTCGTGAGCGCCCATGATCAGATCGAGCCGGGCGGCTCGGTCAGCGCCTCCGGCTCCGACCACACCCTCGTGCTGCTGATGGGCGTCAGCACGCTCGGGCACTCCGCCCACGTGCTCGCCGCGGGCGCACGCGGTGCCGGCTGCCCCGTCGCGATCGTCGAGGACGGCTACGGCTCGGGAGAGCGCGTGACCGTCGGGACACTCGGGACGATCGCGCAGCTCGCGGCGGCGCGTCAGGTGCGCTCGCCCGCCGTCGTCGTGATCGGCGAGGTGGTGCGGCTCAGCCCGTTCGCCGCATCGCTCGCGCCGGCCGCGGTCTCCGAGCCGAGGTCGGCGGATGCCGTTGACGCGGCGCCACCGGCATCCGGACCGGCATCCGCACCCGAGCCGGTCGCTGCAGCCGAGTTCACCTCGTCCGCGGCGCCGGGAAGCCCCTCCCGGCCCGTGCGCCGGCGGCCGCGGTCGCGCCTCGCCGCAGCGCTCGACGCGGGTCTCGCGGTCGACACCGGACTCATCAGGGCGATCGATGCCCACTCCTCCCCCGCTTCGTCTCGAAAGGCCCCCCAGTCATGA
- a CDS encoding FAD-dependent oxidoreductase yields MTLTTLRVAIVGAGPAGIYAGNLLAQAVKAGDAIGAVEIDLFESLPAPYGLIRYGVAPDHPRIKGIVTSLHEMLDAFPETGSARRTIRFIGNVEVGRDIALDELRERYHGVILATGALRDAALEIPGIDLPGSYGAADFVAWYDGHPDVPRTWPLDASAVAVIGNGNVALDVARVLAKHAVDLRTTEVPDNVLAGLESSAVTDVHVFGRRGPADIKFTPIELRELGEVPDVDIVLYDEDFDGIDPAAASNNQLKVMLRTLSSWRGRPSTGVSRRLHLHFWHAPVEITGEGRVEGIRFARTAPDADGTPVPTGEVRQYDVQAVYRAIGYYGTRVEGADFDERRGIVPNDEGRVLGQPGLYATGWIKRGPVGLIGHTKSDALQTIGHLVADAQSGALADPAVETDVLDLLDERETAYTTWDGWLALDAHERALGENHVHVRERVKVVARDEQVEISRPGVLTR; encoded by the coding sequence ATGACCCTCACCACGCTGCGCGTCGCGATCGTCGGCGCCGGACCCGCGGGCATCTATGCAGGCAACCTGCTCGCCCAGGCCGTCAAGGCCGGCGACGCCATCGGCGCCGTCGAGATCGACCTGTTCGAGTCGCTGCCTGCGCCCTACGGCCTGATCCGCTACGGCGTCGCACCCGACCACCCCCGCATCAAGGGGATCGTGACGTCACTGCACGAGATGCTCGACGCCTTCCCCGAGACCGGGTCGGCACGGCGCACCATCCGGTTCATCGGCAATGTCGAGGTCGGACGCGACATCGCACTCGACGAGCTGCGTGAGCGGTACCACGGCGTGATCCTCGCGACCGGAGCGCTGCGCGACGCGGCCCTCGAGATCCCCGGCATCGATCTGCCGGGCTCGTACGGCGCCGCCGACTTCGTGGCCTGGTACGACGGGCATCCCGACGTGCCGCGAACCTGGCCGCTCGATGCGTCGGCTGTCGCGGTGATCGGCAACGGCAACGTCGCGCTCGACGTGGCGCGCGTGCTCGCCAAGCACGCCGTCGACCTGCGCACCACCGAGGTGCCCGACAACGTGCTCGCCGGCCTCGAGTCGTCGGCCGTCACCGATGTGCACGTGTTCGGTCGCCGTGGACCCGCCGACATCAAGTTCACGCCGATCGAGCTGCGCGAGCTGGGCGAGGTGCCCGATGTCGACATCGTGCTGTACGACGAGGACTTCGACGGCATCGATCCGGCGGCGGCGTCGAACAACCAGCTGAAGGTCATGCTGCGCACCCTGAGCTCGTGGCGGGGCCGCCCGTCGACGGGGGTGTCACGTCGACTGCACCTGCACTTCTGGCATGCGCCCGTCGAGATCACCGGCGAGGGCCGCGTGGAGGGCATCCGGTTCGCCCGCACCGCACCCGATGCCGACGGCACTCCTGTGCCGACCGGCGAGGTGCGCCAGTACGACGTGCAGGCCGTGTACCGCGCGATCGGGTACTACGGCACCCGCGTCGAGGGCGCCGACTTCGACGAGCGCCGAGGCATCGTGCCGAATGACGAGGGCCGAGTGCTCGGCCAGCCGGGGCTGTACGCGACGGGCTGGATCAAACGAGGACCGGTCGGACTCATCGGGCACACGAAGTCGGATGCGCTCCAGACGATCGGGCATCTCGTCGCCGACGCGCAGTCGGGCGCGCTCGCCGATCCGGCCGTCGAGACCGACGTGCTCGACCTGCTCGACGAGCGCGAGACGGCATACACCACCTGGGACGGCTGGCTGGCGCTGGATGCCCACGAGCGCGCCCTCGGCGAGAACCACGTGCACGTGCGCGAGCGGGTCAAGGTCGTCGCCCGGGACGAGCAGGTGGAGATCTCGCGCCCGGGGGTGCTGACCCGATGA
- the fdxA gene encoding ferredoxin, whose amino-acid sequence MTYVIALPCVDVKDRACIDECPVDCIYEGERSLYIHPDECVDCGACEPVCPVEAIYYEDDLPEEWADYYKANVEFFDEIGSPGGASKVGVYEFDHPVVAAVPAGANGHD is encoded by the coding sequence ATGACCTACGTCATCGCGCTGCCCTGCGTCGATGTCAAGGATCGCGCCTGCATCGACGAGTGTCCGGTGGACTGCATCTACGAAGGTGAGCGCTCGCTGTACATCCACCCCGACGAGTGCGTGGACTGCGGTGCCTGCGAGCCGGTGTGCCCCGTCGAGGCGATCTACTACGAAGACGACCTGCCCGAGGAGTGGGCCGACTACTACAAGGCCAACGTGGAGTTCTTCGACGAGATCGGCTCGCCGGGCGGCGCCTCGAAGGTCGGGGTCTACGAGTTCGACCACCCGGTCGTGGCGGCCGTGCCGGCGGGAGCGAACGGTCATGACTGA
- a CDS encoding NAD(P)/FAD-dependent oxidoreductase — protein MTDYDVLIVGGGPAGLSAALNLGRSLARVLVVDADRPRNAATLNSHGFLTRDGVPPFELRRIAREELAAYPNVEVRSRVRVGTLSRADAGYAAGIGRREPSERLTARSVLLATGLRETLPEVPNLRGFYGMSLFSCAACDAWELRGRSLALIGESGDLADRARLIAHWTPQLTVFTHGSDAVTTAEEAELATTGVSVIRSPIVELVGERGRIRAVRTADGGEHAIDGGFVRPDWEADLSFLVGLAPERDDVGHLMTDRSGRTSIPGLYAAGDVAAPGPQQLIVAAGAGARVAAVITHDAIGVATAH, from the coding sequence ATGACTGACTACGACGTGCTCATCGTCGGCGGCGGGCCCGCCGGCCTGTCGGCCGCGCTGAATCTCGGCCGCTCGCTCGCCAGGGTGCTCGTGGTCGACGCAGATCGGCCGCGCAACGCCGCGACGCTCAACTCCCACGGCTTCCTCACCCGCGACGGCGTGCCGCCGTTCGAACTGCGGCGCATCGCGCGTGAAGAGCTGGCCGCCTACCCGAACGTCGAGGTCCGATCGCGCGTGAGGGTGGGTACGCTCTCGCGGGCGGATGCCGGGTACGCGGCCGGCATCGGGCGACGCGAGCCGTCAGAGCGGCTGACCGCGCGCTCGGTGCTGCTCGCCACAGGGCTGCGCGAGACGCTACCCGAGGTGCCGAATCTCCGAGGCTTCTACGGCATGAGCCTGTTCAGCTGTGCGGCGTGCGATGCGTGGGAGCTGCGCGGGCGCAGCCTCGCCCTCATCGGCGAATCGGGCGACCTCGCCGACCGTGCCAGGCTGATCGCGCACTGGACGCCGCAGCTGACCGTGTTCACCCACGGATCGGATGCGGTCACGACGGCGGAGGAGGCGGAGCTCGCGACCACCGGCGTCTCGGTCATTCGCTCCCCGATCGTCGAGCTGGTCGGAGAGCGGGGCCGCATCCGGGCCGTGCGAACGGCCGACGGCGGCGAGCACGCGATCGACGGCGGCTTCGTCCGCCCCGACTGGGAGGCGGATCTGTCGTTCCTCGTCGGGCTCGCGCCCGAGCGAGACGACGTCGGCCATCTGATGACCGACAGGTCGGGTCGCACGAGCATCCCCGGCCTGTACGCGGCGGGCGACGTCGCCGCCCCCGGACCGCAGCAGTTGATCGTCGCCGCCGGAGCGGGGGCGCGAGTCGCGGCCGTGATCACGCACGATGCGATCGGCGTCGCGACGGCCCACTGA
- a CDS encoding DUF3817 domain-containing protein, with product MFTTPARLFRVLAIAEAITWTLLISALIARAVGQPAVLVTIAGGIHGFVFLAYGATAVLLAFHQRWHVGAAVLAVVSAVIPYATIPVEIWLHRSGRLDGAWRLDETDDPRDRTWYDRTMRWFLHRPWVLGLLILVAVAAIFSILLLVGPPGGR from the coding sequence GTGTTCACCACGCCCGCCCGCCTGTTCCGCGTGCTCGCGATCGCCGAGGCGATCACCTGGACCCTGCTGATCAGCGCCCTGATCGCCCGCGCGGTCGGGCAGCCGGCGGTGCTCGTGACGATCGCCGGAGGCATCCACGGTTTCGTCTTCCTCGCCTACGGCGCGACCGCGGTGCTGCTCGCATTCCACCAGCGCTGGCACGTCGGCGCGGCGGTCCTCGCGGTGGTCAGCGCCGTCATCCCCTACGCCACCATCCCCGTCGAGATCTGGCTGCACCGCAGCGGACGACTCGACGGCGCGTGGCGCCTCGACGAGACCGACGACCCCCGTGACCGCACCTGGTACGACCGCACGATGCGCTGGTTCCTGCACCGGCCGTGGGTGCTCGGGCTGCTGATCCTCGTCGCCGTCGCAGCGATCTTCAGCATCCTGCTGCTGGTCGGCCCTCCCGGCGGACGCTGA